In Acidobacteriota bacterium, the genomic window CCGACATCGGGATAAAAGGAGCCAAGATCGAAAAGATAGGCGATCTAAAAAAGGAAAAGGCGAAGAGGATCATCGACGCCTCGGGAAAGTATGTCGTTCCCGGTTTCATAGATATCCATACCCACATCGACCGCAAGCTCGACGAGATGGGCATAGCGGATAACTATGTGCTTCAGGGGGTGACCACCGCTTTAG contains:
- a CDS encoding amidohydrolase family protein, whose product is MGKKGLGLLLIAFISGLFLSSSCEQAPKYDIIIKNGKIIDGSGNPFYYADIGIKGAKIEKIGDLKKEKAKRIIDASGKYVVPGFIDIHTHIDRKLDEMGIADNYVLQGVTTAL